In Deltaproteobacteria bacterium, the genomic stretch AAATTTATGCATGGGGCTTCCCGTCCATTCGTCAGCTGGGCTAGTTGTAAACTTCTATCTTTACCAGGATTAGGGTGTGTCGGCTAGGTGGTCAGGCGCACTAAAATGCAACCGGACGTCAAATCGCGAAAAACAACGACTGACTGCGAGTTGGTTAAGATTTTCGGGCACGTGATGACGCAAGATGTTGATGGAATCGAGATAGCGTTTAAGCATCCAGCTCAAAAAAGATGAATTTATCGTGAGCGCTTCATGTCTTAGTCGTTCAAGGCCGCGATATAAAGCACTTACGATAAAGCTAATGTTTATTGCAGCAGTTCAATGAGCTCCTGACGAGACAGTGTTTTAAACATCTCCTCGTCTTGATCCATGAACTTTTCAAACAGCGCTCTTTTGTTTTGAATCATGCGGTCGATCTTTTCTTCGAGCGTGCCGCGGGTTACCAGCTTCATCACTTGGACGTTTTTGTTTTGTCCTATTCGATGCACCCGGTCAGTTGCCTGATTTTCCTTAGTGGCGTTCCACCACCTGTCGTAATGAATCACGACCGATGCTGCCGTTAAATCGATACCTATACCGCCAGCTAATAGGGAGCCGCAGAATACCTTGATCTCTGGGTCCGTCTGGAAGTTTTTAATGATAGCGCCGCGATTGCGGCTCTCGCCGGTCAGGGTGACGTGTCCGACATTGATATCTGACAGGTACTGCGTGATGAGTTTGATCATCCCGACATACTGACTGAAGATCACAATTTTGTGGCCGGAGCCGAGGGCCTCCTCTATCAGCTCTTGCATCAGCTCGAACTTGCCGCTGGTATGATCCTTGTAGCTGCCCTTTTTGCTGACCAGTGCTGGATGATCGCAAATTTGTTTTAGTAGGGTCAGGGTAGCAAACACATGCAGGTACGGTACCGGTGAGCCTTCGTCTTGCAGCTGCGCAATGAGCGGTTGCGCCTTGAGTGAGATAACGTCGCGGTACATCTTAACTTGTTCGTCCGAAAGAGCGCAGTGACGTAGGTCTTCGACTTTGGCGGGTAGATCTTTCAAAACGTGATTCTTTGTGCGCCGCATCTTGAATGGATAGATCAGCTTTTGCAGCGCCAGGGTGGCCTCGGGATCTTCGCCGGTAGTGACGGGGGTAATGAAGTTGTCGCGGAAATATTCATCGGAGCCGAGATATCCTGGGACCAAGAAGTCGAATAAGTTCTTGAGCTCGCCCAGATGGTTCTCCATTGGCGTACCACTCAGGCATAACCTGATGCGACTCGGTACGCGGCAGGCAGCTTGATAGGTCGCGGTGCCATTGTTTTTTACAAAATGGGCCTCGTCTAGAATCAGTGCATCCCATTCCTGGGCCATCAGGTGGCGAATATCTCGGAGCATGACGCCGTAACTGGTGACGATGGTATGGGGAGCATCACCCTCTTTGCCAAGTTGACTGAGGATCCCCATCCGCCTCGGGCCATGATATTTGACGCCTTTGAGCATGGGGACGAATTGCTCAATTTTGTCTAACCAGTGATCGAGTACGGTCGTTGGACAAATCACCATAAACTTGGCGTTGGGGTTTTCCTTAAGGATCGCCGCCATCAATCCCATCGCCTGGTGGGTCTTACCTAGACCCATTTCGTCAGCCAGCAGGCCGTGGAGACCATTTTTGTAGAGCCACCAGAGCCAGCGTAGACCGGTCTCTTGGTAACCGCGCAGCGTGATGTTGGCATCGTGCGGTACGGGGTCGCTACTCTCAGGCGTAAATTCAAGGCGACTGCGAATTTGAGTGAGGGCGCGCTTGCTGCCAACAAACTGATCAAAGTCGCCGACGGCGGCTTTGAGTCTGAGTAGGCCGAGCGCGTCCACCTTGAGCGACTGACCGTCCTCGGTCAGCTCCCATTTGTGGGCCGTGACGAATTCGGGGATCTTCATCCAAGTGTTGCCGTTGCGCACAAACTTACGGCGCTTGGAGCGATACTGCTGCATCAAAGTCGCCATGGAGATACTGCCGCGACCGGTGCCGTAGCGAGGATCAAGACGGAACCAGCCGTCCTCCTCAGCGATAAACATGATCTCGGATAACTCAGGGGCCTCGACGATCGCTGTATCTGCCAGGGCGTCGTCCAGATAAAGCGGTCCGACGCGAGCGTATTCGTCGAAGCCGCGTTGCACTAACTCGGCGGCCTCGTCGTCTTTATAGGTTTTCGTGAGCGGTAGCTCGTTCCAGGCGGTGGAGGTTAGATGGCGACGAATAGGATAATAGCCGTGGCCGGGTAGGAAGAAGTATTGATCGCCGAGGAACCGATTGGCGGCCTTACCGTGGACAAAAAGGAAGTGCTCCGCCTTGTCGCCGCCCGCCTGGTCGTTGGCACGCCTATGGTAGTTACCGCGCTCAAAACTGAGCCGCTGATCCGGCGCTAACTTGCTACGGGGATGTAAACTTAAAATCACGCCGCGCTCAGCCACGATCTTATCTGGGTCAGGTTGTGTGAGACGCGTACCCAGCTCCACGGCATCTTCACTGACGACGAGTTCCTTGACTTCAGCTGTAGCGGCCTCAAGATTCACATGGGATTTGAGAAAGGCGGCAGCCGCATCAAGTCCCAGGTCATAGTGGGTGACGTGGCCTGGTTTAAGTTCGATGCGGACACGCAGACCCGGGCCATGTGCCAGCAGCGAGACCCCTTGGATGTTCCCTTTAAGGTGATCGATAATCGTTTGGGTGGCGCCTGCGGCGTTCTTTTTGGCCTTGCCCTCTTTGACGTCAGCCACTGGCGCCGTGACTTTGCTGCGCTTTGGTGACGATGGTGGCTTCAAAGGTGCGGCAGCATCGAGGCTGGCAAGCAATTGCGGCTTTTCGCGATCGATGTGGATCATGAAGGCGGCTATGTGCTCGCAGTAATGACCGAGTGCACGGTTTTTCCGGCAGGTGCACTCAATCCACTGGATCACGTGACCGGCTGGGTGAATCTTGAGCCTGACCTCCGCCCGACTCGACGCAATGACAGTCGCCATGACCAGACCGTCGTAGGTCTGGAGCCCATTGACCTTACCTGCGTGATAAAGATCGACACCCTCGAGCCAGTCGGCTTCGTCCAGGTAATCATAGAAATGATCAAGCAGGTTGAGTTTAGCGGCTTTCTGCAACGGTTACTCGGTAGTTGGGCCGGTAGCAGCCGGAATTAGCAGTGCGGGGGAGAGGGGATGGCTCTATTCTAACAGATTTTTTGCTGTCTGCC encodes the following:
- a CDS encoding DEAD/DEAH box helicase; this encodes MQKAAKLNLLDHFYDYLDEADWLEGVDLYHAGKVNGLQTYDGLVMATVIASSRAEVRLKIHPAGHVIQWIECTCRKNRALGHYCEHIAAFMIHIDREKPQLLASLDAAAPLKPPSSPKRSKVTAPVADVKEGKAKKNAAGATQTIIDHLKGNIQGVSLLAHGPGLRVRIELKPGHVTHYDLGLDAAAAFLKSHVNLEAATAEVKELVVSEDAVELGTRLTQPDPDKIVAERGVILSLHPRSKLAPDQRLSFERGNYHRRANDQAGGDKAEHFLFVHGKAANRFLGDQYFFLPGHGYYPIRRHLTSTAWNELPLTKTYKDDEAAELVQRGFDEYARVGPLYLDDALADTAIVEAPELSEIMFIAEEDGWFRLDPRYGTGRGSISMATLMQQYRSKRRKFVRNGNTWMKIPEFVTAHKWELTEDGQSLKVDALGLLRLKAAVGDFDQFVGSKRALTQIRSRLEFTPESSDPVPHDANITLRGYQETGLRWLWWLYKNGLHGLLADEMGLGKTHQAMGLMAAILKENPNAKFMVICPTTVLDHWLDKIEQFVPMLKGVKYHGPRRMGILSQLGKEGDAPHTIVTSYGVMLRDIRHLMAQEWDALILDEAHFVKNNGTATYQAACRVPSRIRLCLSGTPMENHLGELKNLFDFLVPGYLGSDEYFRDNFITPVTTGEDPEATLALQKLIYPFKMRRTKNHVLKDLPAKVEDLRHCALSDEQVKMYRDVISLKAQPLIAQLQDEGSPVPYLHVFATLTLLKQICDHPALVSKKGSYKDHTSGKFELMQELIEEALGSGHKIVIFSQYVGMIKLITQYLSDINVGHVTLTGESRNRGAIIKNFQTDPEIKVFCGSLLAGGIGIDLTAASVVIHYDRWWNATKENQATDRVHRIGQNKNVQVMKLVTRGTLEEKIDRMIQNKRALFEKFMDQDEEMFKTLSRQELIELLQ